One window of the Maylandia zebra isolate NMK-2024a linkage group LG19, Mzebra_GT3a, whole genome shotgun sequence genome contains the following:
- the pcnx4 gene encoding pecanex-like protein 4 → MVRMGPDVPLLNEYKQEFFWKRFPQTVLGGPRFKLGYCAPPYVYVNQAVLFLTPWLFGGFGTLLSQLQLLQELHAAVLSGILMCGAAAGVQALALYAARRSGTVERLGASNILVDEEEVEFTHCVSTETVRFIAPGKRFGLNVVLHTVLAGVLCGFGTWYVFLGRLTALYGSIGASLVVFVLSWVTLCIAEYSLIVNTATETATFQAQDTYEITPLTRPLYIFIFIAVDLADRYSDAVPELHLASQVLHVLFLFLPLLWAFGILPPLDALLLWGMEQTLVFGLGGSPMSSNLRLLLMFGVSAGVAVCNYFIPSTLGVVLLSTAMGFLLSLDLSQVGTLCRGSRSAFGDRELLRGGPSPPPPTSFGWNLGCREVLLYLSLLLVAMAEAGVLHHFIGSAQSRSLITGPQAPVSYLLLILFCLCWALREIQGAYVFGGVFLNPLYPKGMSNVHIFKQRNRGLYIAAAIRRVLIYLVFPFAMIAFLAMDKSLQLLHTVSLSVGFTRAFRVGWQSSEDALLQMVVVILVRLAAGNNVLPGWDDLGTGVQLLLVGLLFDRVTQFLAKLKFTLIVLVTSWTEKKQRRQSAGTLLALNASLCPLVLAVVIVSALLSAPLLPLFTLPIFLVGFPRPQRSWPGPVGTACPCPDSVFYQQMSGSLACALRTAFARGSLGSLAPGSHFLGRFQDRMVWIMILERGYGYCTVNIKGLELQETSCHTVEARRVDEVFEAAFERPERLGFTQGFNLHWGNALTPCAALAVRVYSDARNVLSGIIDSHDNLRKLQDDFMKALIWLLLRYCVQKHKGFLWSSEEVSAVGGMKSQSSQLAQTTSNQPPEAVMVESNVSSIRFRQDSSSLTSFGDWSDEDDLFGPQPARRTVALVTAEAQSGHATLQMGASLPGSVEMDSLFENMALSALQPLQPLGLGIGMPAVDKGHNSEVFGERSGSLPHLNFSCPQSEVFNLPKGWRTAPLLPSRLLSLRPLFPEDWFRFTLGRFGPAVQGATSEDMTKALKEDEALKELHIHVALSCLISLGAESAFTSPSYVYRLYCGDVPWTEGLEWLSSSKELYQLTLQAFRFSFKLLFDQASLGPMESPEELFSTLEEYERDWYIGLVTEKGWHDSVLQEKPFLFSLGHDLTMGTYTGRVLTLQEQLVQVGRLNGEGVRGQWANLSWELLYATNDDEERYSIQAHPFMLRNLTVQAADPPLGYPIYSSAPLHFPCL, encoded by the exons ATGGTCAGAATGGGGCCAGATGTGCCCCTTCTTAATGAGTACAAGCAGGAGTTCTTCTGGAAGCGCTTCCCCCAAACTGTGTTGGGGGGTCCACGCTTCAAGTTGGGCTACTGTGCCCCACCTTATGTATATGTCAATCAAGCAGTGTTGTTCTTGACACCATGGCTTTTTGGGGGCTTCGGGACCCTGCTCAGTCAGTTGCAGCTGCTTCAGGAGCTCCATGCTGCGGTGCTCTCTGGTATACTTATGTGTGGGGCTGCGGCGGGTGTCCAGGCCCTGGCGCTGTATGCTGCACGGAGGAGCGGCACAGTGGAGAGACTTGGTGCATCCAACATCCTTGTTGATGAAGAAGAAGTGGAATTTACCCACtgtgtcagcacagagactgttCGATTCATTGCTCCTGGAAAGCGTTTTGGGCTTAATGTGGTGCTGCATACAGTGCTAGCTGGGGTGCTCTGTGGCTTTGGGACATGGTATGTGTTCCTTGGCAGACTCACTGCTCTTTATGGCAGTATTGGTGCATCTCTGGTGGTCTTCGTCCTGAGTTGGGTGACGCTGTGTATAGCTGAATATTCTCTCATTGTAAATACAGCTACAGAGACAGCCACTTTTCAGGCACAGGATACTTATGAGATAACCCCACTCACGCGGcctctttacatttttattttcattgctgtGGATTTGGCTGATAG GTACTCTGATGCTGTCCCTGAACTCCATCTGGCCAGCCAGGTTCTCCACGTGCTGTTCCTCTTTCTACCTCTGCTGTGGGCGTTTGGTATCCTGCCTCCCCTGGATGCTCTGCTCCTCTGGGGCATGGAGCAGACTCTTGTGTTTGGCTTAGGAGGCTCACCCATGTCCAGCAACCTCAG GCTGCTGTTGATGTTTGGTGTATCCGCTGGCGTAGCTGTATGTAATTACTTCATCCCATCAACACTTGGTGTGGTTCTCCTCTCCACTGCTATGGGATTTCTCTTGAGTCTGGATCTCAGCCAGGTTGGCACACTCTGCAGAGGTTCCAGGTCAGCCTTTGGGGACCGCGAATTGCTCAGAGGGGGGCCGTCACCTCCTCCTCCAACTTCCTTTGGCTGGAATCTAGGCTGCAGGGAAGTACTGCTATATTTGAGCTTGCTACTGGTGGCAATGGCAGAGGCAGGCGTTTTGCATCACTTCATCGGATCAGCTCAGTCCCGCAGCCTGATTACAGGACCCCAGGCTCCTGTCAGTTACCTCCTCCTCATACTGTTCTGCCTCTGCTGGGCTCTCAGAGAGATCCAAGGGGCCTATGTATTTGGAGGGGTGTTCCTCAATCCCCTGTACCCTAAAGGGATGTCCAAtgtgcacatttttaaacagagaaacagaggaCTGTACATTGCTGCTGCAATCAGAAGAGTCCTTATTTACCTGG TGTTTCCATTTGCAATGATTGCTTTCCTGGCTATGGATAAgtctctgcagctgctccacACGGTTTCCCTGAGCGTGGGATTTACTCGAGCCTTTAGAGTG GGATGGCAGAGTTCAGAAGATGCTCTGCTCCAAATGGTGGTGGTGATCTTGGTGCGGCTTGCAGCTGGAAACAATGTGCTGCCAGGGTGGGATGACTTAGGTACCGGAGTTCAGCTTCTTCTG GTGGGCCTCCTGTTTGACAGAGTAACCCAGTTTCTAGCCAAGCTGAAATTCACCCTGATTGTGTTGGTGACATCTTGGACAGAGAAGAAGCAGCGCCGTCAGTCGGCTGGAACTCTCCTGGCTCTGAACGCCTCCCTATGCCCTCTGGTCCTGGCTGTGGTGATCGTCTCTGCCCTGCTCTCTGCCCCTTTGCTGCCCCTGTTCACTCTGCCCATCTTCCTTGTGGGGTTTCCCAGGCCTCAGCGAAGCTGGCCAGGACCCGTGGGCACTGCCTGTCCCTGCCCGGATTCTGTCTTCTACCAGCAAATGAGTGGAAGTCTTGCCTGTGCTCTGAGGACGGCCTTTGCAAGAGGGTCACTGG GTTCATTAGCCCCAGGCTCTCATTTTCTTGGCCGCTTTCAGGACCGCATGGTTTGGATAATGATCTTGGAGAGGGGATATGGCTACTGCACTGTCAACATTAAG GGCCTGGAGCTGCAGGAGACGTCTTGCCACACGGTGGAGGCACGGAGGGTGGATGAGGTTTTTGAAGCTGCTTTTGAACGCCCTGAGCGGCTCGGCTTCACCCAGGGCTTCAATCTGCATTGGGGCAATGCCCTCACCCCGTGTGCTGCACTTGCAGTACGGGTCTACTCTGATGCCCGAAATGTGCTGTCTGGTATCATTGACTCTCATGACAACTTGAGGAAACTTCAGGATGACTTCATGAAGGCTCTGATCTGGTTGCTCCTGCGATATTGTGTGCAGAAACATAAAGGATTTTTATGGAGCAGTGAAGAAGTGTCAGCGGTTGGTGGGatgaaatcccagtcttcacaGTTAGCCCAGACAACTTCTAACCAACCACCTGAGGCTGTCATGGTGGAGTCCAATGTGTCTTCTATAAGGTTCAGACAGGACAGCTCCAGTTTGACCTCCTTTGGTGACTGGTCAGATGAGGATGACTTATTTGGCCCTCAACCAGCCAGACGGACAGTTGCATTAGTGACTGCAGAAGCCCAGTCTGGACACGCCACCCTGCAGATGGGGGCCTCTCTGCCGGGCTCCGTGGAGATGGACAGTCTTTTTGAAAACATGGCCCTCTCTGCACTGCAGCCACTGCAGCCTCTGGGACTGGGTATTGGGATGCCAGCTGTGGATAAAGGCCATAACTCAGAGGTATTCGGGGAAAGGTCTGGCTCTCTCCCACATCTGAACTTCAGCTGCCCCCAGTCTGAGGTATTCAACCTACCAAAAGGGTGGAGGACAGCACCATTACTACCATCCCGCTTGCTGTCTCTCAGGCCTTTATTTCCTGAGGATTGGTTTCGATTTACCTTGGGACGCTTTGGGCCTGCTGTGCAGGGTGCAACCTCAGAGGACATGACCAAAGCCCTCAAGGAAGATGAAGCTTTGAAGGAACTGCATATTCATGTTGCACTTTCGTGTCTCATCTCACTGGGGGCAGAGTCTGCCTTCACCAGTCCTAGTTATGTGTACAGGCTGTATTGTGGAGATGTACCGTGGACAGAAGGACTTGAGTGGCTGTCTTCAAGTAAAGAACTTTACCAGCTCACACTTCAGGCTTTCAG GTTCAGTTTCAAGCTGTTGTTTGATCAAGCAAGCCTGGGGCCAATGGAGTCCCCTGAAGAGTTGTTCAGCACTCTGGAGGAATATGAAAGGGACTGGTACATCGGCCTGGTGACAGAGAAAGGCTGGCATGACAGCGTTCTTCAGGAAAAACCCTTTCTATTCTCACTAGGACATGATCTCACAATG GGTACCTACACAGGGCGAGTGCTGACCCTTCAGGAGCAGCTTGTACAGGTGGGCCGTCTCAATGGAGAAGGGGTGAGAGGCCAGTGGGCAAACCTCTCCTGGGAGCTTCTGTATGCTACTAATGATGACGAGGAGCGGTACAGCATTCAGGCCCACCCCTTCATGCTAAGAAACCTAACGGTTCAGGCAGCCGATCCGCCTCTAGGATACCCTATTTACTCATCTGCCCCACTTCACTTTCCTTGCCTCTGA
- the LOC101486927 gene encoding dehydrogenase/reductase SDR family member 7, translating into MCVVLQGMESCTVSALSCFIAFCLLVCLIGFIFADADFTLLWASLTGQRPERKLKGLVVWITGASSGIGEELAYQLAKCGSRLILSARREDELHRVKRHCLETSELKDEDILVLPLDLLERRSHETKTKTVIGYFGHIDILINNGGRSQRSLFLETSVDVCQALMELNFFGTVSLTKQVLPHMTQRGQGSIVTVSSLFGLTAAPLATGASASKHALQGFFNSLRTELTDYPKILISTVCPGPVQSQIAKNAFTAEINKPPPTVGHLKRMPTDRCVRLMLVGISNGVKEMWISQQPMLLLYYTWQYAPTFAWSVSDRLGRKWVQNFKAGRDADSANLTKPKTS; encoded by the exons atgtgtgttgttttaCAAGGAATGGAGTCCTGCACTGTATCTGCACTGAGCTGCTTCATAGCATTTTGTTTACTTGTCTGTTTAATTGGCTTCATTTTCGCGGATGCAGACTTCACTCTGCTTTGGGCAAGTCTGACAGGGCAAAGGCCAG AGAGGAAGCTGAAAGGGTTGGTGGTGTGGATCACTGGAGCATCCAGCGGTATTGGAGAAGAGCTGGCCTACCAGCTGGCAAAGTGCGGCTCACGTCTCATCCTGTCTGCCCGGCGTGAGGATGAGCTACACAGAGTGAAACGCCATTGCTTAG AGACCTCTGAACTTAAGGATGAGGATATTCTTGTTCTTCCACTTGATTTGCTGGAGAGGAGGTCAcatgagacaaaaacaaaaactgtgattGGGTACTTTGGACAC ATTGATATCCTCATTAACAATGGCGGTCGAAGTCAGCGCTCTCTGTTCTTGGAAACCAGCGTGGATGTGTGCCAGGCCTTGATGGAGCTCAACTTCTTCGGTACGGTCTCTCTAACCAAGCAGGTGCTGCCTCACATGACGCAGCGAGGCCAGGGGAGCATCGTGACTGTCAGCAGCCTCTTTGGCCTTACCGCTGCGCCTCTTGCAACAGGTGCCTCTGCTAGCAAGCATGCACTTCAG GGTTTCTTTAATTCCCTTCGAACTGAGCTGACTGACTATCCAAAAATACTAATTAGCACAGTGTGTCCAGGGCCCGTCCAATCACAAATCGCCAAAAATgcctttacagcagaaataaacaag CCTCCACCCACAGTTGGACATCTGAAGAGGATGCCAACAGATCGCTGTGTGCGTTTAATGCTAGTGGGAATTTCCAATGGTGTCAAGGAGATGTGGATCTCTCAGCAGCCCATGCTCCTGCTTTACTACACCTGGCAGTATGCGCCCACATTCGCCTGGTCCGTGTCCGACAGGTTGGGCAGAAAATGGGTGCAGAATTTCAAAGCTGGTCGG GATGCAGACTCTGCGAACTTGACTAAACCGAAGACCTCCTGA
- the ppm1aa gene encoding protein phosphatase 1A isoform X3: MGAFLDKPKMEKYNSHGEGNNLRYGLSSMQGWRVEMEDAHTAVIGLSHGLDLWSFFAVYDGHAGSQVAKYCCEHLLEHITSNSDFQSALQDDPCVDSVKNGIRTGFLQIDEHMRTISEKKHGVDRSGSTAVGVMISPSHIYFINCGDSRGLLSRGGTVHFFTQDHKPSNPLEKERIQNAGGSVMIQRVNGSLAVSRALGDFDYKCVHGKGPTEQLVSPEPEVYAIERSEGEDEFIILACDGIWDVMANEELCDFVRSRLEVTDDLEKVSNEIVDTCLYKGSRDNMSVVLVCFPGAPKVSSEAVKREAELDKYLEARVEEIIKKHGDEGVPDLVHVMRTLASESIPNLPPGGELASKRSVIEAVYNKLIPYRSDDTDSASTDDMW; encoded by the exons ATGGGTGCATTTCTGGACAAACCAAAGATGGAAAAGTATAATTCCCATGGTGAAGGTAACAACCTGAGGTATGGGCTGAGCAGCATGCAGGGTTGGAGGGTTGAGATGGAGGATGCACACACAGCGGTAATTGGTCTGTCTCATGGTCTCGACCTGTGGTCATTCTTCGCTGTTTATGATGGGCATGCTGGCTCTCAGGTGGCCAAGTACTGCTGTGAGCACCTGCTGGAGCACATCACCAGCAACTCAGACTTCCAGAGTGCTCTTCAGGATGACCCCTGTGTGGACAGCGTGAAGAATGGTATCCGCACTGGGTTCTTGCAGATTGACGAACACATGCGAACCATCTCCGAGAAGAAGCACGGTGTGGACAGAAGTGGCTCCACTGCAGTGGGGGTAATGATTTCTCCAAGCCATATCTACTTCATCAACTGCGGCGACTCGCGTGGGCTCCTCAGCCGGGGTGGCACTGTGCACTTCTTCACACAGGATCACAAACCTAGCAACCCACTGGAAAAGGAAAGGATCCAGAACGCCGGTGGCTCAGTCATGATCCAGCGAGTTAATGGGTCCCTAGCAGTGTCCCGTGCTCTGGGAGACTTCGACTACAAATGCGTGCATGGAAAAGGCCCGACAGAGCAGCTTGTTTCTCCGGAGCCTGAAGTTTATGCAATAGAGAGAAGCGAGGGGGAAGATGAATTCATTATATTAGCTTGTGATGGCATCTGGGATGTCATGGCCAATGAAGAACTGTGTGACTTTGTGAGGTCAAGGCTAGAGGTTACGGATGATCTTGAAAAAGTCAGCAATGAAATTGTTGACACCTGCTTGTACAAG GGAAGCCGGGACAATATGAGTGTTGTGCTAGTCTGCTTTCCTGGGGCCCCAAAGGTATCTTCAGAAGCAGTGAAACGAGAAGCTGAGCTGGACAAATATCTGGAGGCCAGAGTAGAAG AGATAATCAAAAAGCATGGGGATGAAGGTGTCCCGGATTTGGTCCATGTGATGCGGACGTTAGCATCTGAGAGCATCCCTAACCTTCCTCCTGGTGGGGAGCTGGCGAGCAA ACGAAgtgttattgaagcagtgtacAACAAACTTATCCCGTATCGAAGTGATGACACA
- the ppm1aa gene encoding protein phosphatase 1A isoform X2: MGAFLDKPKMEKYNSHGEGNNLRYGLSSMQGWRVEMEDAHTAVIGLSHGLDLWSFFAVYDGHAGSQVAKYCCEHLLEHITSNSDFQSALQDDPCVDSVKNGIRTGFLQIDEHMRTISEKKHGVDRSGSTAVGVMISPSHIYFINCGDSRGLLSRGGTVHFFTQDHKPSNPLEKERIQNAGGSVMIQRVNGSLAVSRALGDFDYKCVHGKGPTEQLVSPEPEVYAIERSEGEDEFIILACDGIWDVMANEELCDFVRSRLEVTDDLEKVSNEIVDTCLYKGSRDNMSVVLVCFPGAPKVSSEAVKREAELDKYLEARVEEIIKKHGDEGVPDLVHVMRTLASESIPNLPPGGELASKRSVIEAVYNKLIPYRSDDTDPVILLFRGFS; the protein is encoded by the exons ATGGGTGCATTTCTGGACAAACCAAAGATGGAAAAGTATAATTCCCATGGTGAAGGTAACAACCTGAGGTATGGGCTGAGCAGCATGCAGGGTTGGAGGGTTGAGATGGAGGATGCACACACAGCGGTAATTGGTCTGTCTCATGGTCTCGACCTGTGGTCATTCTTCGCTGTTTATGATGGGCATGCTGGCTCTCAGGTGGCCAAGTACTGCTGTGAGCACCTGCTGGAGCACATCACCAGCAACTCAGACTTCCAGAGTGCTCTTCAGGATGACCCCTGTGTGGACAGCGTGAAGAATGGTATCCGCACTGGGTTCTTGCAGATTGACGAACACATGCGAACCATCTCCGAGAAGAAGCACGGTGTGGACAGAAGTGGCTCCACTGCAGTGGGGGTAATGATTTCTCCAAGCCATATCTACTTCATCAACTGCGGCGACTCGCGTGGGCTCCTCAGCCGGGGTGGCACTGTGCACTTCTTCACACAGGATCACAAACCTAGCAACCCACTGGAAAAGGAAAGGATCCAGAACGCCGGTGGCTCAGTCATGATCCAGCGAGTTAATGGGTCCCTAGCAGTGTCCCGTGCTCTGGGAGACTTCGACTACAAATGCGTGCATGGAAAAGGCCCGACAGAGCAGCTTGTTTCTCCGGAGCCTGAAGTTTATGCAATAGAGAGAAGCGAGGGGGAAGATGAATTCATTATATTAGCTTGTGATGGCATCTGGGATGTCATGGCCAATGAAGAACTGTGTGACTTTGTGAGGTCAAGGCTAGAGGTTACGGATGATCTTGAAAAAGTCAGCAATGAAATTGTTGACACCTGCTTGTACAAG GGAAGCCGGGACAATATGAGTGTTGTGCTAGTCTGCTTTCCTGGGGCCCCAAAGGTATCTTCAGAAGCAGTGAAACGAGAAGCTGAGCTGGACAAATATCTGGAGGCCAGAGTAGAAG AGATAATCAAAAAGCATGGGGATGAAGGTGTCCCGGATTTGGTCCATGTGATGCGGACGTTAGCATCTGAGAGCATCCCTAACCTTCCTCCTGGTGGGGAGCTGGCGAGCAA ACGAAgtgttattgaagcagtgtacAACAAACTTATCCCGTATCGAAGTGATGACACA
- the dhrs7 gene encoding dehydrogenase/reductase SDR family member 7 — MDCWIVSALSWFIPVYLLIHLLCFLFADADFTLLWASLAGHKPERKLKGLVVWITGASSGIGEELAYQLAKCGSRLILSARREDELHRVKRHCLETSNLKDDDVLVLPLDLLERTSHEERTKTVIRYFGNIDILINNGGRSQRSLFLETSVDVCQALMELNFLGTVSLTKQVLPHMTQRGRGSIVTVSSLVGLAGAPLATGYCATKHALQGFFNALRPELTDYPKILISMVCPGPVQSQIISNVFTEELNKPVASVGSQEHKMPTSRCVHLMLVGIANGVKEMWIAQQPFLLFYYAWQYAPTFAWFITDLLGRKRVQNFKAGVDADSAYFTKPKTS; from the exons ATGGACTGCTGGATTGTGTCTGCTCTCAGCTGGTTTATACCAGTTTATTTACTCATCCATTTACTCTGCTTCCTTTTCGCGGATGCAGACTTCACTCTCCTCTGGGCAAGTCTAGCGGGGCACAAGCCAG AGAGGAAGCTGAAAGGGCTGGTGGTGTGGATCACTGGAGCATCCAGTGGTATTGGAGAAGAGCTGGCCTACCAGCTGGCAAAGTGCGGCTCACGTCTCATCCTGTCTGCCCGGCGTGAGGATGAGCTACACAGAGTGAAACGCCATTGCTTAG AGACCTCCAACCTTAAGGATGACGATGTTCTTGTTCTTCCCCTTGATTTGCTGGAGAGGACATCACACGaggaaagaacaaaaacagttaTTCGCTACTTTGGGAAT ATTGATATACTCATTAACAATGGCGGTCGAAGTCAGCGCTCTCTGTTCTTGGAAACCAGCGTGGATGTGTGCCAGGCCTTGATGGAGCTCAACTTCTTAGGTACGGTCTCTCTAACCAAGCAGGTGCTGCCTCACATGACGCAGCGAGGCAGGGGGAGCATCGTGACTGTCAGCAGCCTAGTCGGCCTCGCCGGGGCGCCTCTTGCAACAGGATACTGTGCCACCAAGCATGCTCTTCAG GGTTTTTTCAATGCCCTTCGACCTGAGCTGACTGATTATCCAAAGATACTAATTAGCATGGTGTGCCCAGGGCCAGTCCAATCACAGATTATCAGCAACGTCTTCACAGAGGAGCTAAACAAG CCTGTGGCATCAGTTGGAAGCCAGGAACACAAAATGCCAACAAGTCGCTGTGTGCATTTAATGCTAGTGGGAATCGCCAATGGTGTCAAGGAGATGTGGATTGCACAGCAGCCCTTCCTCCTGTTTTACTACGCCTGGCAGTATGCTCCTACGTTTGCCTGGTTCATCACAGACCTGCTGGGAAGGAAGAGAGTTCAAAATTTTAAAGCTGGTGTG GATGCAGACTCTGCATACTTCACTAAACCAAAGACCTCCTGA